In the genome of Arachis hypogaea cultivar Tifrunner chromosome 9, arahy.Tifrunner.gnm2.J5K5, whole genome shotgun sequence, the window gtccgaACTGGTTTtggtattgaagaagaagaagttggctcggcTGGACcgatttcaaccttggaagcttccccttctataataagggtgaacggccaaggctTGAGATAAGGAGAGTAAGCAcagctacccaagctaacagaagttcttctccttcaatgtgtttcattttgtattttctttagttttgtttgtCTTAAGTTtcatggtgaaaaaggcaaacCACATGAGGTTTGAAAGAAAAAGCCAGTGAGCAAAAAAGACAGAgtgtacaaaattaaagaaaaagccatagatgtcatagagctcctttgtacatctgtggtgtgtatcatgattctgtgaaaattctcttgcaagttgggttagcacttagcagttgaaagcttggtaggtgaccaagtcaagttcaggattggggttagATTCTAGACTTGtctcggataggaagggtagttcctagggagaattagtATCTGTAATCtgcatgattatagtgaaattccatcattgttgtgatggagactggatgtaaactgcattgcacttagcagctgaaccatgatacttcttggtgtgattctctctttctcttctactccatttctgattTTGTTGcgtaggagacaaaattgaaaaatatctcctcattggttacgagacaaaaagaaaatgtctcttgactagtgacgagacaaaaagcagaaatatctcctaaaatattcttaaaaagcAGAAAGTGTTATTcagcaaaaaggggctaagattcaacccccattCTCATAGCCACTAATAACCATCAGTAATAAAGCTGAAAGTATTGTTCTTATTTCAAAATTGAATCTAATTCCAAATATCGAAACATTTCTGGTCAGGTTTCAAAGAAGACAATTCCCAATTATTATGTCATTTGCAATGGCAATAAATAAGTCTCAGAGACAAACTCTATCAAAAGTTGAAATATACCTTCCAAGATCAGTTTTCACCTATGGTTAATTATATGTTGCGTTATTAAGAGTAACGAGTAAAGATAGTTTGCGGGTGCTGTTGCAAGATCACATGTACTTGAAAGATAACTGCACGATGAATGTggtatatagagaagttttttagagcttataataaaaaggtaataacgaaatctcttaattaaatttattaatttattaaaatttattactatcaattaaaaaatttgacaAATTTTTTGTGCTAATGGATAATGCATTCTTCTTGTACATTTACAActtgagaatattaaaattatcataaaaatttgtattattttattctcctaataaataattttataattacgttaatcatataattttgtatactaacattgatataatattgtTTCAGGTATATATTTTGCAAGTATTAAAGGATAGTGTTGAGTTGTTATTTAGtgtgtttaaattatttattgtttattggaGAACTTtctgcattagaattctctaataatttgttattcattttgagctgattttgatatgttcttagtTCATAATAAatcaacatataaaaatttgttggtgaatttaagtattactagattatttatggtgACATTCAGTACATATGTCtaatttattgaagaaagtagattactaaaaccaattaataaatattttagagttaatccaattaacactatattgagaaaaaataaacaatgcataatatattatgtttttattaatcaaattattataatttaaattaattttaacaaaataatttaaaattttaattttaattttattatgtatATGACACAAATAATTATACTCGTTATACTTGTTCAAATTCTATTTAAGAGTTTATTGATAGTCAATTTATTACCCAGAATTTAATCACTCGACGACCAACCCAAGaacatttaaacaaaaaaaaaactctagttactttttttttttactgcatATATGTGACTTTGTAGATGCCTTTCTTTGTACGGTCTTACTTTGGGCCTCGGCCCATTCaagataaaaagacaaaaaataaaacacGAAATCTTTTCCCCCGAAATCTCACTCTGTCTCTCTCCCCCGGAAAGGTTCTCTCTTTGTCTGAAAGGCTCCgcattttctctctctaaaaccccACCCTCTTCAGTGAACTTACCCTCAATTTCTGGCTCTGCTTGCTTCCGCAGATCTTCAAAGGCTTATTGCGGATCCAAAGGTGGGGTTTTTATACAAATTCTAGGGTTTTAGGGGCCTTCTCTGCAATGGCCACTGCCTACCCCTTTGCCGTCAGTGCCGCCCAGGTTCCCTTCTTTTCTCTCTCAAAACCTCTGTTTTGCTTTTTCAGTGTTTGGATTCGCCTTTTTTTTCCCCTTAAAGTCAAAAAGCTTGTAATGAGAATGTTGAAGAGAAAGTTTCACACTTTTTAGGTGAAAAAGAATAAAAGCCCCCCTTTTTTGTTGCGTGATGATTAACTAAATCCAAACACTAACTAATCTTTTGGCTATTGTGTGTGATTTTCAGGTTGGGACATACTTTGTGGGGCAGTATTACCATGTTCTTCAGCACAAGCCAGAGTTGGTGTTCCAGTTCTACTCTGATGCTAGCACCATGGTTCGAATCGATGGCAATGCTAGGGAGACTGCGACCGCCATGCTAGTAAATTTCTTAGCCTCCCCTTGTTTTGGTTATTGTTATCTATCTGTTTATGATTGTTACCTATGTCATGAAAGAATTTCATGAAGCACCATTTGGGGAAGGATCTTAGTTGATTGTTTGTAATGAAAATTTGGATTTTGATAGATTGATCATCTGTTTACCTATGTAATGATAGATTTTGTAATGAAAGAATTTCATGAAGCACCATTATGGCAGTTGATAGATGGTTTAGACGAATGTTCATCTGTTTCTATGTCATTATGAAGTATAGTTATAGTGATGTGGAGTATTCAATTGCAATTGGAGAGCTGGAATTGTTAGATGAATGTTCATCTGTTTGTGTGTTTTGTATTGGAAAAGGTTGGAGGGGGTAGTGAGatgaaaatatcttctctaatcTGAGTTAAAACTCCTTGTTTTTAAAGCCTGTTGTTGTTGATCTTACATGAACCTTTTCCTTGGAACAAGTTTTCATAAAATTTGACAGGGagaagaaacagaaaaaaaaagggggggggggggggcgtcTCGTTGCTCTTTCTGATTTCGTACTGTCCTGCTGTCCAATAGTTCCTTTAATTAAAGAAATTTTCCTCTGGGCAGCAAATCCATGCACTTGTTATGTCACTCAGTTATACCGGAATCGAAATCAAAACTGCACAATCTTTGGATTCTTGGAGTGGTGGTGTTCTTGTGATGGTTTCTGGATCTGTGCAACTTAAGGACTACAGTTTGAGGAGAAAATTTATGCAAACGTTCTTCCTTGCACCACAAGAAAAAGgatattttgttttaaatgacATTTTTCACTTTGTTGAAGAGGAACCAATTCATCATCACCAAGCAGTCTTTCTAGCTCAGAACAATCTTGATTCAAAATTGAATGCTCCTACCACAAATAATCCAGGTAAGTTCTGACTTCATGCTTAGGTTCTTATACTCGTGTTTATAATTATTGCTTCAATTGTTAGTTATGGACTTATTGTAATTGCAATTGGAAGAAAAACACAAAGTAAGATTTTTCTGTTTtcatataaaagaaaattttcattagaagaaaaggaaagagataTTCTGCTTCTAATAAAATTTCTTAGAAGTTGTGTTTGGGATTTCTTGTCTCTCGATGGGACCTTCCTATTCTTTAGCTTGGATCCTGTTCTTTAGCTTGGATGGCGACTCTGCATTCTGTTAATTGAATTAATTAGTGATAAATGTTTTTATAGAGCATATTCTTTTAGAAAAATTTCAGCAACATTAGTTTAACTTTAATATATTATATGTAGCATAATAGTGAGCATATCCTTGTGGCTGATTATGTAATAACCAGCATAATTGATTCTCATGACTTGTAATATTTTGTTCAATTAGTGAGAGCTATCTGTTTTTCAGTCTCCAGCTACCTGTTGGGTGGAGATTTACAGGCAAGGGAGTTTGTCACTACAAATGAGGTTAAAGAAAATGGCGTAGTTGATAATTATGGATTTGCAGAGCAACAAATCCAGCGCGTCCATGATTCTGAACATATTCAGGAGCAGGTTGTTGCTGAAGAGTCACATGGTTCACTTCAATCAACTGTCAATGTTGTGCAAGACCAGGTACCTGCTGCGGAAGAGTCTTCTGAGGAGCCTCTAAAACAAACTTATGCTTCCATAGTATGTGTGAATCATCCAATACATTAGTGCCTCAATGTTTTCGTTTGGAATTTATTGATGACTTTGGAATTGACCATTATTATTGTCCTTGCAAGTTACGGGTGGCCAAAGGACAATCTGCACCAGTTGTAGCTTCTCAGCCATTGCAAACGAACGTGTCCTCCTTGGAATGGGATAATACCCCACTGAGTAGCAATCAACAAACAACTGCTTCAACTAATGCACTTGATAGGTTTGGAACTGATGCAGCTGAAGAGGTCCCTGCAACAGAAGACAAAGGTTATTGTGAGTATTTTGTTCTTCTACTgagtgttttttttattatttagtattttttttttgggtgtaaATTACATTTTGATGGTTCATTATGTTATCTTTATTTCCAGTTTTTACCAATAAAGTTGTTTGTTTGAATCCTTCAATGTGCTAGTCCGTATTGTTTATCATGTACTCGTTTGTTATTTCTGTGTATTTTAATTTGTTCCATTTTCTTTCAGATGAAATCAAATCTGTTTATGTGAGAAACTTGTCACCTGCTGTGTCTGCTGCTGATATTGAACAGGAATTCAAGAATTTTGGTAGGATCAGGCCTGATGGTGTTGTCATAAGAAGCCGGAAGGTATGTGTTTACGTCTTCAATGAAGTATGCCGGTTAATTCATATCCCATTACAAACCTAAACTTTTCACTTTTCTTCAGGATGTCGGAGTTTGCTATGCATTTGTTGAATTTGAAGATATGAGCGGCGTTCATAATGCAGTCAAGGTTTAGATTTCAGTTTTAAATGAGTTGCTTTATTGTACATTATCACCTGTTCAAAATTATTGATCTATTTGCCTCTGGTTGCACCTTACAAGTCTTAATTTCCCAGGGCCTAGTTTCTGATTTCAAATTCTGTTTTCTCatgtttattttatacttttgcaGGCAGGATCTGTAGAGGTAGGAGGAAGACAAGTATACATCGAAGAGCGGAGACCAAACAGTAACATCCCTTCCCGTGGAGGAAGTATGCTTTCCTTTATTCTTATTtaatgtttttcttctttttttaacaaattaagtTGTTTAGTGCTAATTGCGTGAGCTCAATTATGTTGACTATGGATCATGGTAGCTTTCATGCTGATATCCTTGTCAACCGCACTGTTTGATGGACTCTTCCTGGTGACATGGACAAAGATATTTATCCTTGGTCCACGTCGCAGTTAGCCAGTTAATTTGTTTCGTGTCATGAAATATTCAAAATGATACATTATCTAATCAAAAGTTGACTCTTTATGTTGTTTTAATGATGGCATTCACACTGGTTAAGGATTGAAATTTAATAACTTGAATGTAGACACAAGAAGATGTAATAGTATTGTCTGATTCATGCAGCGAAATTGAAGATTTTGTATTCATAAAGAAATGTTTACAAGCATTCTGAAGTAGCTTTGCTTTTATGATTATTGTATTCTCAACAGGAAGAGGTAGAGGGAGGGGTAGCTATCAGTCAGATACCCAAAGAGGGCGTTACGGCTCGAGGAACCTCGGCAGGGAAAGTGGCCAAGATGGAGGTGAAAGAGAGTATAACAGACCGAAAGGAAATGGTTTCTATAGACCAAGTCCCCGCCACGAGAGAGGATATTCAGTGCACCAAGCACCAAGAAATGGTCACAATCATGCTGAGTCAACATAAATTTTTTTGCCAAAAGTACCAAAATGAATCCAGAAGAAGACACTTGAGTTctataatttttgaaatcttaaattatggtttattatttttgttaagggGCTTCATGGTTTATTTGTTTCTTCAGGAATTTTCATTATGATTAGTTGGCAGGTCTAAAATATCCCTTGGGTTGTTTAATGACCATTGAAGTATAGTTATTTTCATCTAAGGTTCATGATTACCTCATAGTTTTATGTTGTTTGATGAGATGATTTTGATGCAACAATTTGTATATTGTACATTGATCATATCTTGTCTTTTCCTGTGCTAGTCTGCATTCCTTGCTACTTATTAATGGTACGCCTTTTCGGCTTTTCCTTTTAATGGATGAAGGCTTACAAGAAAAATGATCTAAAAAATAGAGCCATGTTCCGCTACTTACAATGTTTGGGAGATAAAAACTAGGGTTCAGTTTCGGGCTTCCTGTATGAAACTACGTTTAGATTTatattgtttgatttaaattcatgttttataAATTAGAGAAAAGGATAAATTGATCTCTGATTTTTTGGTCTGCGACCATTTTAGTTTTTGAGGATCTAAAAATATGTTTAAGTccctgatttttttaaaatttagacatATCGATTCTTGAATTTAATTTGTTCAATTTTAAAAACTCTTTCACGTGTGCATCTGTATCAACTAGGTCAATACAATAGGAATCacgtttaatttttttgttgagtTTGACAAATTCAAGTGAACATGAGGAATTGATATGTCCAGGTTTTGAAAAAAGTCaagaacttaaatatattttcaaaatcttcgaGAACTTAAATGTCTGCGAATCAAAAGGTCAATgatttatttgtctttttctcttataattaatatatattataatataatatttaaaatattatattttaatactttaaataataatttgagTGGTGTTTAAAATAAAgccaaaaaatattagaattgagTGTGAATATACTTAAACATGGCGTGTCACAGATATAATTTCAGCCTGGAAAAAGgccaaaaaataagtaaaaaatagtcttagaaagatttttctaaattggtctttgaaattttttttaattaaattcgtccTTTAGGTTGCGTTTGTTTCTAAGAATAGAACAtgacaagacactgagaacagGACATGATAAGACACTAATGGATAAAGATacaattttgtgttcttgtattctggtTCATGATaaaatagaacaaattatgaaaatttaatttattctaattttttttcattcaaaaaaattgagatgaaaaatataacaataaaaaatataattataaaaaattaacaagaataatgaaaaaaaaataaaaaataagttgtgtcccttgttagtatctccgtgtccttcctgtcaggatggacacaaaatacactaatttagtgtctctggacacattgtctctgtccatgtctcctctgtcaaacacgattttgtgtctcagTGTTCTTATCTCTGTGTCCTGTCTCTGCAAACAAACGCAGTCTTAAAGATTTTAACTTAGTTATATTAGTCTTTCCGTCACTTCTATTACTAACGGTGTCAGAATTTGTTAATGTGGTACGTTAAGTAACATCACAACACACACCTAGTAGTCTTAATTGAATATTAACATGATTAGTTTATGAAATTATGTTAAATCAATACCAAATTGAAGAATTCTAATACCTTAAGTTCTCCCtttaattaggttttgatttaatataattttataaacttattatattaatagtcaattaaaatttttagatgtaTGTTGTGGTATTCTTTACCGTGTTATATTAGTAAATTTTGACACATCAACAAAGAAAATGACAAAAGAACTAACAtgattaacttaaaatttttaaaggatgaatttgattaaaaaaattttttaataactaatttggaGAACGAATAATTTTTCAAAGGtaaatttaactatttatttcaaaaaaataaaaagtagaaaGAGAGTACTTCATGTAAAAATAACTTTTGCAGGACTCATTGAAGTTACAATGAAGTGTGTTTCTGTTTTCTAAGACagagttatttttttaatcaaagataGTCTATTTTTCCAtccataataatataaaaatgtcgAAAGACAACACGAACCATTAACAATATTCTTTTACGAAAAAATCATTTAAAGttggaaaaaattataaaataagaaaaaaaatttaattaccattaaatttgtattttttattttttaacaaatttattattttagttcaaatgcgattaaattttattttcatagtTTATCAACTTTTCACTTTAAAAAGGTTAATTCTCAAATTTTGACGCAGCGACACTAATGTCTAACTACCAAGAgcaatttattattttaagaaaaaaggctaattattaattaaatttctaggatattttatattttattggagTTGTGCTCCCATCATTAGACACTTGACAGGAAACCATACATTCTTGGAGGGCAAACAAAAGGATTTTCTCCACACGGCAAGATGTCAAAGTTGCCCGCCTCAATGCTCAATGCGTTTTCCTTAATGCTTAAGATCACTTCTTATCGTAacgggattttttatttaaataaattaaataaatattttatttattaaaataaataattataaaaaattattataaaaatacgtTTTACAATTTTATCTTGTTTACAATATAAATAAGAtgtgtatatataaatataaaaatataatttttaaaaataataaaaaatattaataatttaaattggactaaattcttaaaaataaaatattttaaataataaaaaaattgaaagtttcaacgaatagaaaaaatgaatagTTTCAAAATAATAGAAGAGATAGACGattttaactaactaattaatggACGAATAAAATTGAACAATGAAACTAGCGACTAACTTAGGCGATACTGAATGGTGAG includes:
- the LOC112711357 gene encoding nuclear transport factor 2 — encoded protein: MATAYPFAVSAAQVGTYFVGQYYHVLQHKPELVFQFYSDASTMVRIDGNARETATAMLQIHALVMSLSYTGIEIKTAQSLDSWSGGVLVMVSGSVQLKDYSLRRKFMQTFFLAPQEKGYFVLNDIFHFVEEEPIHHHQAVFLAQNNLDSKLNAPTTNNPVSSYLLGGDLQAREFVTTNEVKENGVVDNYGFAEQQIQRVHDSEHIQEQVVAEESHGSLQSTVNVVQDQVPAAEESSEEPLKQTYASILRVAKGQSAPVVASQPLQTNVSSLEWDNTPLSSNQQTTASTNALDRFGTDAAEEVPATEDKGYYEIKSVYVRNLSPAVSAADIEQEFKNFGRIRPDGVVIRSRKDVGVCYAFVEFEDMSGVHNAVKAGSVEVGGRQVYIEERRPNSNIPSRGGRRGRGRGSYQSDTQRGRYGSRNLGRESGQDGGEREYNRPKGNGFYRPSPRHERGYSVHQAPRNGHNHAEST